A genomic segment from Oncorhynchus clarkii lewisi isolate Uvic-CL-2024 chromosome 12, UVic_Ocla_1.0, whole genome shotgun sequence encodes:
- the LOC139421867 gene encoding programmed cell death 1 ligand 1-like — translation MEQAFLLVLHVVLWPTLAALFTVEVDSLSHVAEFHGDVTMGCRFQPGDWDPNLSVVWQRVQPLPDVEVYRMDNGQEDLTSQNLQYRGRARLVLEELTNGWAKLHMSSLRINDSGVYRCLVELGGADYKQTTLTVKATYKTIIKSMQRRGGDEVELACESEGYPLATINWRDKSLRNIKSNDTVVKTPDQLFHVTSKIMVKYSEKNNYTCALVEKGEATKGPSARFDIPDEIPVIESKPNTLSIVLGTTLTVAMIIAATIFGYRRQKGRLRTLKL, via the exons ATGGAGCAGGCTTTTCTTTTGGTTTTACATGTAGTCTTATGGCCAACTCTTGCAG CCTTGTTCACAGTGGAGGTGGACAGTCTCTCACATGTGGCAGAGTTCCacggtgatgtcaccatgggCTGCAGGTTCCAACCTGGGGACTGGGACCCGAACCTGTCAGTGGTATGGCAACGGGTCCAGCCTCTTCCAGATGTAGAGGTGTACAGGATGGATAACGGACAGGAGGACCTCACTTCTCAGAATCTCCAGTACCGCGGCAGGGCACGGTTGGTGTTGGAGGAGCTGACCAATGGCTGGGCTAAGCTACATATGTCCAGTCTGAGGATCAACGACTCTGGGGTGTACCGATGTCTTGTGGAATTGGGGGGAGCTGATTATAAACAGACCACTTTGACAGTCAAAG CAACCTATAAGACTATCATTAAAAGCATGCAGAGACGTGGGGGAGATGAGGTGGAGCTGGCCTGTGAGTCTGAGGGCTATCCTCTTGCCACAATCAACTGGAGAGACAAGAGTCTCAGGAACATCAAATCCAACGACACCGTTGTGAAAACTCCAGACCAGCTTTTCCATGTCACCAGCAAGATAATGGTCAAATACTCTGAGAAAAACAACTATACATGTGCCTTGGTGGAGAAAGGGGAAGCTACAAAGGGTCCATCAGCCAGGTTTGACATCCCAG ATGAAATACCTGTGATTGAGAGTAAACCTAACACCCTTTCTATTGTATTGGGCACGACATTGACGGTGGCTATGATCATTGCAGCTACCATCTTCGGGTATCGCAGACAGAAAG GGAGGCTCAGGACCCTCAAGCTCTAA